Below is a genomic region from Micropterus dolomieu isolate WLL.071019.BEF.003 ecotype Adirondacks linkage group LG08, ASM2129224v1, whole genome shotgun sequence.
TCCCGGTCCTCCCCAGCGCCCCATCATGAATAATGAAGCGGCTGCTGTCTGCTGGGATGGAGCGCAGCGCGCAGAGACAAAACGCCGTTTAGGCCCAATTTGTAACAATTCACCGGCAGACAGACAACCAGCAGCTGCCGGCCGGGCTGCGGGGCCGGGTCCTCGGCCTGCGGTCCCGGATAGTGGCCTACCTTTGTCTCCGAGGATCCCGTCGATGctgtgtttggttttcttttctcCGTCTTCATCCTTTTTATCACACTCCTCCTCATCGTCCTTTTTCCCAAAGCGAGCTCGAAGAACGCGGCTGATGGAGCTCACTGCGGACAGACAGCAGCTCcagttattataataataatgattataacatttagaatattaataataatatggggggcgataaaaaaaacaaacaaacaatgggctaataacaataataataggtaataataatcatataacattcataataataataacaataacaacaacaacaataataataataataataataataataataacaataacaataacaacaataataataataataataataataataataataataatgataacagCCCCCTCCCAGCTCCGCTTCCTGTTCATTGAATTGAATGAAGAACGGAATTAAAGTCGGCTTACCGGAGGAGGCCTCACCTGAAGGGACTGTGCTTCTGTCACACACGCCGTCCTTCAGCAGCTTGTCTCGGATCTCCCAGCTGAACATTCCGGGGTTGTCCCGCTTGTACTCCTCTATCCGCTTCTCCACGTCCGGCGTGGCTACCTGCTGCAGGTGGGACAGGTCGGTGAGCGCGTGCTGCCAAACAACACTGGCACGAGGCCGGAAAAAAAAAGAACCgtatcattattattagttCGTATTCCGTGGCCGGCTCTGCTCACCCTGGGCTTGCTGCCTCCTATCGCTCCAGGCCGGATGGATCCGGTCTCCTGGTAGCGGCACAGAATCTTGGAGACGCAGCCGTGGGAGACCCGCAGCTGTCGGGAGATGACGCAGGGCCGGATCCCGTGGTGGGCCATCTCCACTATCTTGTGTCGGATGTGGTTGGGCAGCGGCCGGCCGTTAATGAAGACCCCCCCGAGCTGGTTGACTCGTCCCTGACCCAGAGGAGTGGACACTGTGGAGGACACGAACCGGATTCAGCTGTCATGATTTAACCAGGAGACGGAACAGGGTCCGTTTCCCCGCCTGCCAGCTAGCTGGTTGAGGACGGAACATATTCATAAAGGCCAGAGCTTATTAATCAATGATCTACATATTAATGAactgtaaaaatattaacaCAGGCCGAAGCATATTAATTTCTAAAGTGTAGGCTAAACATATTAATAAAGTGTAAACATATTAATGAAGACATATTAATAAAGTGTAAACATATTAATGAAGACATATTAATAAAGTGTAAACATATTAATAAAGTGTAAACATATTAATGAAGACATATTAATAAAGTGTAAACATATTAATGAAGTGTAAACATATTAATAAAGTGTAAACATATTAATGAAGACATATTAATAAAGTATAAACATATTAATAAAGTGTAAACATATTAATGAAGACATATTAATAAAGTGTAAACATATTAATGAAGACATATTAATAAAGTGTAAACATATTAATGAAGACATATTAATAAAGTGTAAACATATTAATGAAGACATATTAATAAAGTGTAAACATATTAATGAAGTGTAAACATATTAATAAAGTCTAAACATATTAATGAAGACATATTAATAAAGTGTAAACATATTAATAAAGTGTAAACATATTAATGAAGACATATTAATAAAGTGTAAACATATTAATAAAGTGTAAACATATTAATGAAGTGTAAACATATTAATAAAGTCTAAACATATTAATGAAGTGTAAACATATTAATAAAGTGTAAACATATTAATGAAGTGTAAACATATTAATAAAGTCTAAACGTATTAATAAAGTCTAAACATATTAATGAAGACATATTAATAAAGTGTAAACATATTAATGAAGTGTAAACATATTAATAAAGTGTAAACATATTAATAAAGTGTAAACATATTAATAAAGTGTAAACATATTAATGAAGTGTAAACATATTAATAAAGTGTAACAAGTCTAAACATATTAATAAAGTCTAAACATATTAatgaagtgtaaaaatattaatgaaGTGTAAACATAGGCTATTAATAAAGTCTAAACATATTAATGAAGTGTAAACATAGGCTATTAATGTAAACTGAAACATACTAATGTAGGCCGGAACATATTCATGAACTGTAAAAATATAGGCCTAAACAAAGGCCGGAGCATATTAGGCcgaaaaaatgtattaaagaagTGTAAACATATTCATGAAGGCCGAAAAATATTAATGCAAGCCGGAACATATTGATGAACTATAAAGATATTAAAGAAGTGTAAAGATATGAATGTAAACTCTATTATTCTCTCGGTTATTGAACTGTAGAGACAAACAGAGTTCCATTATCGGACGTCGCGTGTCTatgatgaagaggaggtgaagagcTCCTTCTGTCCTTCTTCATTATTCCCCATCAAGCTGTCCACACCTCTGTAGCCTAATCCTCTACTGGGCTTTGGCTTCACCTTCCAGGCGCGGGGCACTAAAGAAATCCATATGCTTTTAGACCCTCATAGATTAATAAATTAAGTGCATGGGAGCCGAGGACCATTTAGTAATCAGCCCAGGAATTTAATGTTAGTCTGGTAAATATTACCTAATATTCAACAtcctaatatatatatttaggctGTTGCATATTAGGCCTATAAAGATTCATATTGAACAgcctaaatataaatattgtgcTGTTCAATATTAAGTTAAAAAGGTAGTTTTTAATAGGAGTCCGGCATGGGAGGGGTAAAGggttgtaataaaaaaaaggccTCGGCTCTTTTAGCTTAGCATCGgcataattttattttcaaaagcaGCTCTCAAGTTTTCAGTCTCCTCACAGACTCTCCTGTTCTCCCGGTTCTTTGGGCCCAGCAGGCTGCGGACCGAAGCCTACCTTCCAGAGGGAATCCGGTACGGGGGTAGTTCTGTCCGGGACCCGGGCGCATCATCCGCGGAACCGTTCCTGGCAAAGACGACATTgtaccattaaaaaaaacagatggaaaaggtaaagaaaagaaaaaggaaaaggacGGACGCGTCTCTGGAGGTCCAGTTCAGGGGGAGACTTGTTGGTCCCGAGCGTGTGAAGGAGGGCCGGTCTGACAGGTCCAGAGGTTAATGAGCGATCCGAGATGCTGAGGCGGCAGGGAGTCCCCAACATGGGCTATTTAACCGCTGGGAAGCAGGACTACTTCCCCAGGATACAAGTCTGGACCAGGCGGGCTCCAGAAGGGGGGCCGGATCGTGAGCACTGATAGGTTCTTGGAGCTTTCTCTTATTCGAGAGGGAGACGCTCCAACAAGTTCCAGCAGCCAATGGGAGCGAAGGGATACAGCAGCAGCATGGTGCAGGGgtggacagaaaaacagaaacacctgcagtaaACAGTGTGTGTTGATCCCGAGCTGCTGCTggtatctacacacacacaaacacacacacaaaaacctgaCAAGCATcattaacagaaacacatttctgctAAATCCTGATGAAAGAAGAACTGATTTTAACTTGACCTTCAGTCATGACTATGCCACACTTTTGTTCCCTGGGTTTTGTCTCTTAAGCTACAAACAGGCTGCACTATCCCTGCTGTTGGTGGAGCTTCAGGAGAAGACATTTAAAGCTTAATGTGCAAAATaatatagaaaaatacatttaaagacatttatttattttattatttatttatatattcatattttcatattttaaagagCAAATGAAAAGAATAGAGCAAAATACTATAAATTCTGAGGTTACAGGTGGagccataaaaaaaaatatatatgactATGTAAAGTAGGTCAGATGAATATGtaagtatatatacagtatatgtaataCTATTACAACAGCACAATACTGCACCGGTAGGGGCATTATTCAGggatagggctgcaactaattttCTCAATTGATTAactagttgtttggtctataaaatgtcagaaaatgtgggtcagtgtttcccagtttactgtcacagagaaACCAGAagatattcacatttaagaaactGCAATCAGAGAATTTTTACTTAAACAGATcatttgattatcaaaatagctgcagattgatttaatagttgacaataataataataataataatccttatttgtaagcacacagttacaaagtgctttaacaagggTAAAGAATAattcaaaaaaacaagataagagcatgaaaacattgaaaagactaaaatacagattaatataaaattagtaaaatacaataaaataaaagggataaaataaagtcaaataagatcgggaaaggctctcctataaaagtatgttttaagaagggacttaaaagagttcactgactcagccgacctgatttcctcgggcaggctgttccagagcctcggggccctgacagcaaacgctctgtcccctttagttttcagtcgagactctggaacagacaacagacctctgcccgaggatctcaaggtgcgtgctggtgcgtatgggactaaaagttcagaaatataacaaggcgagaggccatgaagagctttaaaagtgatcaatagaattttaaagtcaattctaaaacatactgggagccagtgtagtgaagctaaaataggagtgatgtggtcatatttctttgttctggttaaaagcctggcagctgagttctggacagtctggagtcgatcaatagatttttgggttaaacgggtgaaaaggctgttgcaataatctaggcgtgatgagatgaaggcgtgtaaaatggtctcggtgtccagGGTTGAAACACCTTAGcccttgcctggtcatataactttcaCCTCTGTTTAAACTTTTCAGAtctttcctctttggctgttaCTTGACCAACTCTCCTTCTTCAAAGTGCCTAGAGTCCAGCACGTTCAAACATAccggtgtatagaactctctcccAATGCCCTCCTTCCCCCATGACTCATGTGCACGACCACTAACTGTAGCTGATTGACTGGAACAATTttgtgtggcaaggtccaccccactttctttgttttccatctaCAGAGCCagggcagattttttttttttccagggcATGTACAAAACGGACAGCTAGCAAACCACAAGGAAATATTCgctgaatttaacaaacagTGTATTGGATCACAGTCACTTACTATCCTTTTAACAGTGGTGATTGGTTGTGTTGTCATCCTGCCCAAATCTGGGTACAACATCTGAATTCATTCACTTTGGATGCAATGAATGTACAACCTATGTAAAGATGGCTGCCTCCAGAGCCTGCCCAACGTGCCACCAATTTATCTGAGCCCCCTAAAATCTTCTAACAGATGTTCATGCTTGCTTTGTGATGGAAGGCGAGTCATGGTGTCAATTTAGAGGGCTGCCATATGTCTACACCAAGGACCCATTCTCACTAagtgtgtttacagcattttattCAAAACCTGCAACATAAACTGAAACAACCTACTGTTTGGTTCATTCAGAGAGGTGAGAACAATGATGTTCAAACTTAGATATTCAGAAAATAACCCTGCTGAGATGCCCGGAAATTCAACCTTCCAGCCTAAGTTCAATGAAGGTAAATTGGAATGGGAACAAAATTTCACCAACTATAGCAAGCAAGGACCAAGCAAGGCTTAATTAGCAGGATACACTGTGGTTTTGATTTTTATGCCTTTCATACTGTATCAAAATATGCTGAATAGCAACAGCAATTTGGACTGATAATAATATCTCTTAATTTGTTCCTGAAGTTAGAATCTTTAAGATTTTAGTCCTGGTTGGAGATACCCATAGTTACTGTTGGAAACGGCAGCAAAAACTTCTTGAGCACCTACTTCGGTTTGTGAACTGTTGGGTCTGTTCacagtgcagccaaacaaatgttttaatatcATCAGCGCATGAGCTGAAATTTTTTTTGTAGATGCATTTTTGATGAACAATCGCAGTCAACGCAAATTGGTGACAAATACATTGCGTTTCCTGTGAGTGCTTCACAGTGAAAGCCATGCTCTATTTCCCTAGCTGAATTTTAATTTGAGCatttaaaacagcagcagcagcaggaaatgtttggtttgcattagcagtaccTTAATACA
It encodes:
- the LOC123975021 gene encoding paired box protein Pax-7-like; amino-acid sequence: MSSLPGTVPRMMRPGPGQNYPRTGFPLEVSTPLGQGRVNQLGGVFINGRPLPNHIRHKIVEMAHHGIRPCVISRQLRVSHGCVSKILCRYQETGSIRPGAIGGSKPRQVATPDVEKRIEEYKRDNPGMFSWEIRDKLLKDGVCDRSTVPSGEASSVSSISRVLRARFGKKDDEEECDKKDEDGEKKTKHSIDGILGDKGSRMDEVSDVESEPDLPLKRKQRRSRTTFTAEQLEELEKAFERTHYPDIYTREELAQRTKLTEARVQQCGSVKTQDNQESEKPVWHGSQHISATEVYLQTSM